One part of the Cyprinus carpio isolate SPL01 chromosome A25, ASM1834038v1, whole genome shotgun sequence genome encodes these proteins:
- the LOC122135581 gene encoding uncharacterized protein LOC122135581, whose amino-acid sequence MASLPTMKNIPSVENDFKASKKHKKKKTKKEKKDKSKKCVPDFLLHDGSHEAVFTQMQDIKKRKKPKKKSKLKEDFQKPKLNKQLKQPEDIHQIQPVIYISPDQETPHSTEKDCYRSVKRKKRVIFNLPPEQSQAAKTNDEEVRKTSYSKQFVGESSLESSTAEEMNSQDLFITQKSFLDPYVEISSTSSCSEATPGKAPENRSCRSTAEATTQTENFFTFPALSTSLRFQQQQQNTSKSPEKPVDLSLPNRTRQMHGPKQSAVDSAKPTKLKISDTSSEDGDAVPKAKGDRLQLKVIQTRLNESFFFKVKGEDSPKPMCPLMKLTESVEKKSKK is encoded by the exons ATGGCTTCTCTCCCAACAATGAAGAATATTCCCAGTGTTGAAAATGACTTTAAGGCAtccaagaaacacaaaaaaaagaaaacgaaaaaggaaaaaaaggataaGAGCAAAAAGTGTGTGCCTGACTTTTTGTTGCACGATGGCTCCCATGAGGCAGTGTTTACGCAAATGCAAGacatcaagaaaagaaaaaagccaaaGAAGAAAAGCAAACTGAAGGAAGACTTTCAGAAacctaaattaaataaacagctcAAACAACCTGAAGATATACACCAAATTCAGCCTGTTATCTAC ATCTCCCCTGATCAAGAGACACCACATTCAACCGAGAAGGATTGTTACAGAAGCGTGAAACGTAAAAAGAGAGTAATTTTCAACTTGCCACCTGAGCAGAGCCAAGCTGCAAAGACAAATGATGAAGAAGTCAGAAAGACGAGCtacagcaagcagtttgttggCGAAAGCAGCTTGGAATCCAGCACAGCTGAAGAAATGAACAGCCAAGACCTGTTTATTACACAGAAATCATTCTTGGATCCATATGTGGAGATCTCCAGCACCTCAAGCTGCAGTGAGGCCACTCCCGGGAAGGCACCAGAGAATCGCTCATGCAGGTCGACAGCTGAAGCAACCACTCAAACCGAAAACTTCTTTACCTTCCCAGCACTCTCCACCTCTCTCAggtttcagcagcagcagcagaacacGTCCAAAAGCCCAGAGAAACCGGTAGACCTAAGCCTGCCGAACAGAACAAGACAAATGCACGGCCCAAAACAATCCGCTGTAGATTCTGCAAAACCAACCAAGCTTAAGATATCAGACACATCGAGCGAAGACGGCGATGCAGTGCCCAAAGCCAAAGGTGATCGGCTCCAGCTGAAGGTCATCCAGACCCGCTTGAACGAGTCTTTCTTTTTTAAGGTGAAGGGCGAAGATTCACCCAAGCCCATGTGCCCTTTGATGAAGCTCACTGAAAGTGTTGAGAAAAAGTCAAAGAAGTGA
- the LOC122135582 gene encoding phosphatidylinositol N-acetylglucosaminyltransferase subunit Y-like isoform X2: MFFSLSTVTVLVPLISLSGLFYSAAVDDNFPQGCTSASSVCFYSLLLPVTIPVYVFFHLWKWMGIKLFRHN, encoded by the coding sequence ATGTTTTTCTCCTTGTCTACAGTGACTGTTCTTGTCCCACTGATATCCTTGTCTGGACTGTTTTACTCGGCGGCCGTGGATGACAATTTCCCTCAAGGCTGCACGAGTGCAAGCAGCGTGTGTTTTTACAGCCTGCTGTTGCCTGTAACAATTCCTGTTTATGTTTTCTTTCACCtttggaagtggatgggaatcaagCTGTTTAGACACAATTAA
- the LOC109067825 gene encoding parathyroid hormone-like → MHKLLQSVGYTSMVNKMVSIHLGFLEKTVVLFSICIFFYSTHADSKPLGKRAINEVQLMHNLGAHKHVELRQDWLQMKLREIHTASEKKNEDKTGLLPDILPKLADLNQMEDEDIIVVLEKLMNPS, encoded by the exons ATGCACAAACTCCTGCAATCTGTAGGCTATACCAGCATG GTTAATAAAATGGTTTCCATTCATCTTGGATTTTTGGAGAAAACAGTTGTACTTTTCTCCATCTGCATATTTTTCTATTCAACACATGCAGATAGCAAGCCACTGGG caAAAGGGCTATCAATGAAGTGCAGCTTATGCACAACCTCGGGGCACATAAACATGTGGAACTGAGACAAGACTGGCTTCAGATGAAACTGCGGGAAATCCACACGGCTTCAGAGAAGAAAAACGAAGACAAAACAGGACTTCTTCCAGATATTCTTCCCAAACTGGCGGATTTAAATCAAATGGAAGATGAAGATATCATTGTAGTTTTGGAAAAACTTATGAACCCATcgtaa
- the LOC122135582 gene encoding protein preY, mitochondrial-like isoform X1 → MSHALRRLATGVFSAQRSVRVRPLLRPVSAAKIQGPQRSRSDGVKDTESQPFDESLLEFLVCPLSRKPLRYDERSNELINEELGIAYPIIDGIPNMIPQDARMIHKNKEAEKPTQS, encoded by the exons ATGTCTCATGCTTTGAGGAGACTTGCCACTGGAGTTTTTAGCGCGCAGAGATCTGTGAGGGTCCGGCCACTCTTGCGTCCAGTGAGCGCCGCGAAGATCCAAGGACCACAGCGCAGCCGCAGCGACGGAGTGAAGGACACGGAGAGTCAGCCGTTCGATGAGTCCCTCCTGGAGTTTCTTGTGTGTCCACTGTCCAGAAAACCCCTGAGG TATGATGAAAGGAGCAACGAATTAATAAACGAAGAGCTTGGTATTGCATATCCCATCATTGATGGCATTCCTAACATGATCCCACAAGATGCAAGAATGATCCATAAGAACAAAGAGGCTGAAAAACCCACTCAATCTTGA